From one Plasmodium gaboni strain SY75 chromosome Unknown, whole genome shotgun sequence genomic stretch:
- a CDS encoding putative EMP1-like protein, which produces YSKYKGKTYIYVEGEETDDYIGNISSSDITSSSESEYEEIDINDIYPYKSPKYKTLIEVVLKPSTNSNVRDIHDDTTHAQSVKPSDISTNKLTDNEWNELKKVFIFQYLENVQNDLPNENTIDDNIDMEPNIIHNNMEEKPFITSIQDRFLGSTDQEVTYNIDWNVPKNISTNTTDVPIYGSSNDQYTGIDLINDALNSDQHVDIYDELLKRKENELFGTKHSKHTSTNRVAKQIYDDPLSNEIDLFHKWLDRHRDMCNQWNNKEEMLNQLNKEWNKENKEHIFGITLNDNDIQRINDENYNMISTNTHDDNDITSLEDFGSTNIPYSALITQNNDSQRQNLRTNISMDIHFDENNNNVTNEDDQLENSYNF; this is translated from the coding sequence TATAGTAAATATAAAGGCaaaacatacatatatgttGAAGGAGAAGAAACGGACGATTATATTGGTAATATATCTTCTTCTGATATTACATCATCTTCAGAAAGCGAGTATGAAGAAatagatataaatgatatatatccatataaatctccaaaatataaaacttTAATTGAAGTAGTACTAAAACCTAGTACAAATAGTAATGTACGAGATATACACGATGATACAACACATGCACAAAGTGTAAAACCTAGTGATATATCCACTAATAAATTGACGGATAATGAATGgaatgaattaaaaaaggtttttatatttcaatatTTAGAAAACGTACAAAACGATTTACCTAATGAAAATACCattgatgataatatagATATGGAACCTAATATTATACACAATAATATGGAAGAAAAACCATTCATAACATCAATTCAGGATAGATTTCTTGGTAGTACTGATCAAGAGGTTACTTATAATATTGATTGGAATGTTCCAAAAAATATTAGCACTAATACTACAGATGTTCCAATATATGGTTCATCAAATGATCAATATACTGGTATTGATTTAATCAATGATGCTTTAAATAGTGATCAACATGttgatatatatgatgagTTACtcaaaagaaaagaaaatgaattGTTTGGAACAAAACATTCAAAACATACATCAACAAATAGAGTTGCaaaacaaatatatgatGATCCTTTAAGTAATGAAATAGATTTGTTTCATAAATGGTTAGATAGACATAGAGATATGTGCAACCAATGGAATAATAAAGAGGAAATGTTGAACCAATTGAATAAAGAATGgaataaagaaaataaagaacATATATTTGGTATAACCTTGaatgataatgatattCAGAGAATTaatgatgaaaattataatatgattaGCACAAACACAcatgatgataatgatataaCATCTCTTGAAGATTTTGGTTCAACAAATATTCCATATAGTGCTCTTATAACGCAAAATAATGATTCTCAAAGACAAAATTTACGTACAAACATTTCTATGGATATACATtttgatgaaaataataataatgtaacCAATGAAGACGATCAGTTGGAAAATTCGTATAATTTTTGA